A DNA window from Oligoflexus sp. contains the following coding sequences:
- a CDS encoding LysE family translocator codes for MHESYTTFMLICFLLTITPGADTALVLKSSLGGPRKSFVMTTLGICAGLLFHATMSSLGLSAILQKSSQLYHLIKLLGAGYLIYLGARALFEVHSHGTTEEDLDAPQSDRADFSAFAEFRNGLLTNILNPKVAVFYLTFLPQFVNVQGHVLIQSILLSTVHIAMSFVWLCLIGSFVAYFRTQLTKPLFKTAIQSITGLALIGFGMRLAMSKA; via the coding sequence ATGCATGAGTCCTACACGACCTTCATGTTGATTTGCTTTCTTCTGACGATCACTCCCGGCGCCGATACCGCGCTGGTCCTGAAGAGTTCTTTGGGCGGGCCGCGCAAAAGCTTTGTGATGACAACTCTCGGGATCTGCGCGGGACTTCTGTTTCACGCAACGATGTCGTCGCTTGGACTCTCGGCGATCCTGCAGAAGTCTTCGCAGCTCTATCACCTCATCAAGCTGCTTGGTGCCGGATATCTCATCTATCTCGGTGCCCGGGCCTTATTTGAAGTTCATAGTCATGGGACCACAGAAGAAGACCTGGATGCCCCACAATCGGATCGGGCGGATTTCTCCGCTTTTGCCGAGTTTCGAAACGGTCTTCTCACGAACATCCTGAATCCTAAAGTTGCCGTATTTTACCTGACGTTCCTGCCCCAATTCGTGAACGTTCAAGGCCATGTCCTTATCCAATCCATTCTGCTTTCCACTGTCCACATCGCCATGAGCTTTGTGTGGCTTTGTTTGATTGGCTCCTTCGTCGCCTATTTCCGCACGCAGTTGACAAAGCCTTTGTTCAAAACAGCGATTCAATCCATCACAGGTCTGGCGCTGATTGGTTTTGGTATGCGTTTAGCTATGAGCAAGGCGTAG
- a CDS encoding aldose epimerase family protein, with protein sequence MKPSNSSAEFGKLPDGTAVHQFTLTNKEGMVARFITFGATLTELWVPDAQGKTADVVLGFDNLTGYLEQSPYFGAIIGRVANRIRAGRFTLDGHSYTLATNNGPNSLHGGIKGFDKVIWKAEPITVKGAAALQFTYRSPDGEEGYPGNLVVKVIYTLTEDNTLTIDYEARTDRPTPINLTNHSYWNLDASPSILDHELMLAADHFTPVDATLIPTGAITSVQGTPMDFTKPATIGSRIHQLQGEPGGYDHNYVLADKTSPMKLAARARGPQSGRILEIWTKQPGVQFYSGNFLDGSITGKHGRVYQKHAAFCLETQHFPDSVHHPNFPSTILRPGEVFGSSTVHKFLHIEKGVGRREDLPGA encoded by the coding sequence GTGAAGCCATCAAACTCATCCGCAGAATTCGGGAAACTTCCAGACGGCACAGCTGTTCATCAGTTTACACTCACGAATAAAGAAGGGATGGTGGCTCGCTTCATCACCTTCGGTGCGACCCTCACGGAACTTTGGGTTCCGGATGCTCAGGGTAAAACAGCGGATGTGGTGCTCGGATTTGACAATCTTACAGGCTATCTCGAACAAAGTCCTTATTTCGGAGCCATCATCGGCCGCGTTGCCAATCGCATTCGCGCGGGGCGTTTTACGCTCGATGGGCATTCCTATACCCTGGCTACCAATAATGGACCAAACAGTCTGCACGGCGGCATCAAAGGTTTTGACAAGGTCATCTGGAAGGCCGAGCCCATAACGGTGAAGGGTGCAGCGGCCCTTCAATTCACCTATCGAAGTCCCGATGGAGAGGAAGGCTATCCTGGAAACCTTGTTGTTAAAGTCATCTATACCTTGACCGAGGATAACACTCTCACGATCGACTATGAGGCCCGCACCGACAGGCCCACTCCCATCAACCTGACCAACCACAGTTATTGGAACCTTGATGCCTCGCCCAGCATCCTTGATCACGAACTGATGCTGGCCGCTGATCACTTCACGCCCGTGGATGCCACCCTCATCCCCACCGGCGCGATCACCTCGGTCCAGGGCACTCCGATGGATTTCACAAAGCCCGCAACCATCGGCTCCCGTATCCATCAGCTCCAGGGGGAACCCGGCGGTTATGATCACAACTATGTCCTCGCCGACAAAACCAGTCCCATGAAACTCGCCGCGCGCGCCCGCGGCCCTCAAAGCGGCCGCATCCTTGAGATATGGACCAAGCAGCCCGGGGTTCAGTTCTATTCCGGGAACTTCCTGGACGGCAGCATCACCGGGAAACACGGGCGTGTTTATCAAAAGCACGCGGCCTTTTGCCTGGAAACGCAGCACTTTCCCGACTCGGTCCACCATCCGAATTTTCCGTCGACGATCCTAAGACCTGGGGAGGTTTTTGGGTCAAGTACGGTTCATAAGTTCTTGCATATAGAGAAGGGGGTAGGCAGGCGCGAGGATCTTCCAGGCGCCTGA
- a CDS encoding glutathione S-transferase family protein, which produces MTSSIKIYCMAHQDRSDRVRWLLEELGLPYTDVFLKKSAGELNTPAYRALNPLGRVPTLVDDSIVVHESAGICLYLADRYGYGKLCPRLENFQERALYNQWMTFSTGSLECVVARMFTHVGTPEEKAVTHAFVEEQCTIFKKLLNPILEKQDYILSSGFSAADIMLGAVIPGAEPWLMAGNPPIQNYMKRLMARPAAVRAKVF; this is translated from the coding sequence ATGACTTCCTCCATCAAAATCTACTGCATGGCTCATCAGGACCGTAGTGATCGCGTGCGTTGGCTGCTGGAAGAGCTTGGCCTCCCCTATACCGATGTGTTTCTGAAGAAGTCCGCCGGCGAGCTGAATACTCCGGCCTATCGCGCCCTGAATCCCCTGGGCCGCGTTCCGACTCTGGTGGACGACTCCATCGTTGTGCATGAATCGGCTGGTATCTGCCTTTATCTCGCGGACCGTTATGGTTACGGAAAGCTCTGCCCGCGGCTGGAAAACTTCCAGGAACGGGCGCTCTATAATCAGTGGATGACGTTCTCAACAGGCAGCCTGGAATGCGTGGTGGCGCGTATGTTTACCCACGTGGGCACTCCTGAGGAAAAAGCGGTGACCCACGCCTTCGTCGAAGAGCAGTGCACCATTTTCAAAAAGCTCCTGAATCCCATTCTGGAAAAACAGGACTATATTCTGAGCAGCGGATTTTCAGCTGCCGACATCATGTTAGGAGCTGTGATCCCCGGAGCGGAGCCCTGGCTTATGGCTGGCAATCCACCGATCCAAAACTATATGAAACGCCTCATGGCGCGCCCCGCCGCTGTGCGGGCGAAAGTATTCTGA